The following proteins come from a genomic window of Ictidomys tridecemlineatus isolate mIctTri1 chromosome 9, mIctTri1.hap1, whole genome shotgun sequence:
- the Pacrgl gene encoding PACRG-like protein isoform X1 gives MQKSECPGGLQLRNRVTGNYLQRTSSSTPVKQRTTIQQSKSSSSIGSPESAKKLHPRPSDKLNPKTINPFGEQTRAPSAFSAIYSKGGIPCRLVHGSVKHRLHWDCPPENLPFDPLLITLAEGLRETKHPYTFVSKEGFRELLLVKGAPEKAIPLLPRLIPVLKAALVHSDDEVFERGLCALVQLSVVVGPSLNDHLKHLLTSLSKRLMDKKFKEPITSALQKLEHHGGGGSLIIIKSKIPTYCSICS, from the exons ATGCAGAAATCCGAATGCCCTGGAGGTTTGCAGTTGAGAAACAGGGTGACAG gtaatTATCTTCAAAGGACATCCTCAAGTACACCAGTAAAACAGAGGACTACAATTCAGCAAAGCAAATCCTCATCATCAATAGGTTCTCCGGAATCTGCAAAAAAACTTCATCCTCGACCAAGtgataaacttaaccctaaaacaatTAATCCT ttTGGTGAACAGACAAGGGCTCCTTCTGCATTCTCAGCTATTTACTCTAAAGGAGGTATTCCTTGCAG atTGGTACATGGTTCAGTAAAACACAGACTACATTGGGACTGTCCTCCTGAAAACCTTCCATTTGATCCTCTTCTTATTACTTTAGCTGAG GGTCTGAGAGAGACGAAACATCCATATACCTTTGTGTCAAAGGAGGGTTTTAGAGAATTACTTTTGGTCAAAGGAGCTCCTGAAAAGGCTATTCCTTTGCTACCTAGACTAATTCCTGTGCTAAAGGCAGCTCTG GTCCATTCAGATGATGAAGTGTTTGAAAGAGGATTGTGTGCTTTGGTGCAGTTAAGTGTCGTAGTTGGTCCTTCCCTAAATGATCATCTGAAACATCTGCTTACCAGT CTTTCCAAGAGACTAATGGACAAGAAATTCAAAGAGCCAATCACAAGTGCATTACAGAAGctagagcatcatggtggaggt GGAAGCCTTATAATCATCAAATCCAAAATTCCAACATACTGCTCGATATGCTCTTGA
- the Pacrgl gene encoding PACRG-like protein isoform X2, with translation MQKSECPGGLQLRNRVTGNYLQRTSSSTPVKQRTTIQQSKSSSSIGSPESAKKLHPRPSDKLNPKTINPFGEQTRAPSAFSAIYSKGGIPCRLVHGSVKHRLHWDCPPENLPFDPLLITLAEVHSDDEVFERGLCALVQLSVVVGPSLNDHLKHLLTSLSKRLMDKKFKEPITSALQKLEHHGGGGSLIIIKSKIPTYCSICS, from the exons ATGCAGAAATCCGAATGCCCTGGAGGTTTGCAGTTGAGAAACAGGGTGACAG gtaatTATCTTCAAAGGACATCCTCAAGTACACCAGTAAAACAGAGGACTACAATTCAGCAAAGCAAATCCTCATCATCAATAGGTTCTCCGGAATCTGCAAAAAAACTTCATCCTCGACCAAGtgataaacttaaccctaaaacaatTAATCCT ttTGGTGAACAGACAAGGGCTCCTTCTGCATTCTCAGCTATTTACTCTAAAGGAGGTATTCCTTGCAG atTGGTACATGGTTCAGTAAAACACAGACTACATTGGGACTGTCCTCCTGAAAACCTTCCATTTGATCCTCTTCTTATTACTTTAGCTGAG GTCCATTCAGATGATGAAGTGTTTGAAAGAGGATTGTGTGCTTTGGTGCAGTTAAGTGTCGTAGTTGGTCCTTCCCTAAATGATCATCTGAAACATCTGCTTACCAGT CTTTCCAAGAGACTAATGGACAAGAAATTCAAAGAGCCAATCACAAGTGCATTACAGAAGctagagcatcatggtggaggt GGAAGCCTTATAATCATCAAATCCAAAATTCCAACATACTGCTCGATATGCTCTTGA